A genomic window from Candidatus Methylacidiphilum fumarolicum includes:
- a CDS encoding aspartate kinase: protein MALLVQKYGGTSVGSVERIKNVAGRIAEFYRQGHDLIVVVSAMSGVTDQLLQLASQLHPEPSEREMDVLLSTGEQTTIALLSMALHALKIPAVSLTGAQAGIVTDGKHTRAKILNISPKRIKELLQQRNVVVVAGFQGQNVEGHITTLGRGGSDLTAIALSAVFHAECCQIYTDVEGVYTADPRIVPTARKIDEISYDELLEMAASGSKVMQARSVEFAKKFKVPFEVRSSFTDEPGTIVKEEISAMEKVVVRAVSLEPSQAKVTILGVPDKPGIAAKVFCRLAEAEINVDMIVQNISDHGLTDITFTVHKNFLKKALVALEPVVSEISAREVRATEGIAKLSVVGIGMRSHSGVAAKLFSSLAEAGINVQMISTSEIKISIIIDEKEGKRAAQLVHDAFQLNNPL from the coding sequence ATGGCGCTTTTAGTTCAAAAATATGGCGGGACGTCTGTTGGCAGCGTGGAGCGGATAAAGAACGTAGCGGGGCGAATTGCTGAGTTTTATAGGCAAGGGCATGATTTGATTGTAGTGGTCTCTGCGATGTCAGGAGTCACCGATCAGTTATTACAGTTAGCTTCTCAACTGCATCCGGAACCTTCGGAAAGGGAAATGGATGTTTTGCTCTCGACAGGAGAACAAACCACGATTGCCCTGCTTTCGATGGCTCTTCATGCTTTAAAAATCCCCGCTGTTTCGCTGACGGGAGCGCAGGCTGGAATTGTTACAGATGGAAAGCATACCAGAGCAAAGATCCTGAACATCAGCCCTAAACGAATCAAAGAACTACTCCAACAGAGAAACGTCGTGGTTGTTGCGGGTTTTCAAGGACAAAACGTGGAGGGGCATATTACTACACTGGGTAGAGGGGGATCTGATCTCACCGCCATAGCCCTTTCGGCTGTCTTTCATGCCGAATGCTGTCAGATCTATACGGATGTTGAAGGGGTGTATACGGCTGATCCAAGGATTGTGCCAACGGCTAGGAAAATAGATGAAATCAGTTACGATGAGCTTCTTGAGATGGCAGCATCGGGTTCTAAGGTGATGCAAGCCAGATCAGTAGAGTTCGCCAAAAAATTCAAAGTTCCGTTTGAGGTGCGCTCAAGTTTTACTGATGAACCAGGAACAATAGTGAAAGAAGAGATTAGTGCCATGGAAAAAGTTGTTGTTCGGGCTGTGAGTTTGGAGCCTAGTCAAGCAAAAGTGACCATTCTAGGGGTTCCTGATAAACCAGGTATTGCTGCTAAGGTCTTTTGCCGGCTTGCTGAGGCGGAGATTAATGTTGATATGATCGTTCAAAACATTTCCGATCATGGGCTAACAGATATTACCTTTACTGTTCACAAAAATTTTCTTAAGAAAGCATTAGTGGCACTGGAGCCAGTCGTTTCAGAAATCTCCGCAAGGGAAGTTCGGGCGACCGAAGGCATAGCAAAACTCTCCGTCGTTGGGATTGGGATGCGTTCGCATAGTGGAGTAGCCGCTAAGCTTTTTTCTTCCCTTGCCGAAGCGGGGATTAATGTACAGATGATTTCTACAAGCGAAATCAAAATTTCCATCATTATCGACGAAAAGGAAGGGAAAAGGGCCGCTCAACTTGTGCATGACGCCTTCCAACTGAATAATCCCCTCTAA
- a CDS encoding tetratricopeptide repeat protein encodes MNPSPNRKPPSGTLFLIGTVSLFLLLSLGLFGYKLAMEHSKAKWEKVILSYQAAKTNEEKLKIAKAHLSNKQAAVWILQIAGNLYEKGAISEALSTFQFFLEHFPGHPLEAGAMLGAGECLESQGQTQQAVLLYQRILEKKDTEAYRALAILRLAQIRIQKKEYGPAKELLEKFLSQNARSPFANQAQMLLEMIPSS; translated from the coding sequence ATGAACCCTTCTCCAAACCGAAAACCTCCCTCCGGCACTTTGTTCCTTATTGGAACGGTTTCCTTATTCCTTCTTCTTTCCTTAGGACTTTTTGGCTACAAGCTTGCTATGGAACATTCCAAAGCCAAATGGGAGAAGGTGATTCTTAGCTATCAGGCCGCCAAAACTAATGAAGAGAAACTAAAAATAGCCAAAGCCCATCTTTCCAACAAACAAGCTGCGGTATGGATTTTACAAATTGCGGGTAACCTCTATGAAAAAGGTGCGATTTCCGAGGCCTTGTCTACCTTTCAATTCTTTCTTGAACATTTTCCAGGGCATCCCCTGGAAGCGGGGGCTATGCTCGGAGCAGGCGAATGCTTGGAAAGCCAAGGGCAAACCCAGCAAGCAGTTCTTCTTTACCAAAGGATTTTAGAAAAAAAAGATACCGAAGCCTATCGAGCTCTTGCCATCTTACGGTTAGCGCAGATACGGATCCAGAAAAAAGAGTATGGCCCGGCAAAAGAACTACTCGAGAAATTCCTTTCTCAGAATGCTAGAAGTCCCTTTGCTAACCAGGCTCAAATGCTGCTTGAAATGATTCCTTCTTCCTAA
- a CDS encoding SOS response-associated peptidase, with translation MCGRFSLRASQRVIQSVFKVEKVPDFSPRYNIAPSSPILVIRQDVEKREALFMRWGLIPHWANEAKTDWSMINARAETVHSKPTFRDSFRKRRCLIPADGFYEWQKEEKNKKIPWYVTLPSVEVFGFAGLWDRWEKDGKLIESTTIIVTEACPELRKIHERMPVIIDPLHYDLWLGIEKDRNLQDCLDLLKPWNGKIAFWRVSTAVNRANVEGEELIKEIPTPQ, from the coding sequence ATGTGCGGTCGCTTTTCCCTCAGAGCTTCTCAAAGGGTGATTCAGTCTGTCTTTAAGGTAGAAAAGGTTCCTGATTTTTCTCCTCGCTATAATATCGCTCCTTCTAGTCCTATTTTAGTCATCAGACAGGACGTAGAGAAAAGAGAAGCCCTTTTTATGCGCTGGGGACTCATCCCGCATTGGGCGAATGAAGCAAAGACCGATTGGAGTATGATTAATGCCAGAGCTGAAACGGTTCATTCTAAACCTACTTTTAGAGATAGTTTCCGTAAAAGACGGTGTTTGATCCCTGCAGATGGGTTTTATGAATGGCAAAAAGAAGAGAAGAATAAAAAAATCCCATGGTACGTTACCCTGCCTTCTGTGGAAGTCTTTGGGTTTGCCGGGCTGTGGGACCGGTGGGAAAAAGATGGCAAGCTCATCGAATCTACGACAATTATTGTGACTGAAGCTTGCCCAGAGCTGCGGAAAATTCATGAGCGGATGCCTGTGATAATTGATCCTCTCCATTATGACCTGTGGTTAGGAATAGAAAAGGATAGGAATTTGCAAGATTGTCTGGATCTGCTTAAGCCCTGGAATGGCAAAATCGCTTTCTGGAGAGTCAGCACAGCGGTAAATCGAGCTAACGTAGAAGGAGAAGAATTGATCAAAGAAATCCCCACTCCTCAATAA
- a CDS encoding beta strand repeat-containing protein, whose translation MNKIFLRKLYKAILLLAAGLWLSLGQKGWAGIPLPGTLPGNGQVVTGTASYSLIGTNEASLSVIGPTAILWGSSAPTLHNVTGSAPGFNIGSSATLIIVGNSVLNVDVTGNPSYIMGTLKASATPVFVANGSGIIVGPGASITAPGGIGLLGYDLSSQATGFNGTVSVFSNTPAMTSSSVTIQSGATISTTPGATYASILVAAPQVNIGIAHPNSITYSRRFDVLSGYEFTGYTPANGSYIKSPTVIDGSAGSITITGPSISPFIFKNSDYFVSSGNITTNGNLVLPGGDFKPVHNTYTEWGLGNKSDVASGVLTNNGTLAFASPFDGGRQTGSLVNNGTILANGGNLYISVGGSITNNGTIDGGGFNVILKAGVHGTPIGGGGVTPMGYLIGTYVIGGGINNSGTISGFNGVTLEAANVNHLGPYPLGGISNTGTINITNPSGSTSKSTLTIDSATGSVFLFGSVHAADPNGLAKASFTTNRSGNFVMDMDADVTAAKATFHVDNLTGSGVLTASTVTLDVTGNVRNVVSQTNPLLNGFTIANGPSGSTNITIDADGIRPQILNLHVNGNAVINSGDTSTFVNKITIPTTGLTTPVANSGGNLLVNATGNLTVTGSSLSDFALSTDILGLSNAFVFPGGVALKAGGIMTVNTSIDNGYTVHAGPNFQGVFLSAPQIFVSGPFVTNGNTIVHATGPIIASVYVTAPASTFTPNVYTAVLSTQNGPVVSPFPWQ comes from the coding sequence GTGAATAAAATATTCTTAAGAAAACTTTACAAAGCGATATTGCTTTTAGCTGCAGGACTATGGTTAAGTTTGGGACAGAAAGGTTGGGCGGGGATTCCTTTGCCAGGCACATTGCCTGGAAATGGACAAGTGGTAACAGGAACCGCATCATATTCACTTATTGGAACAAATGAGGCGAGTTTATCAGTCATAGGCCCTACAGCGATCTTGTGGGGTTCATCGGCACCAACTTTACACAATGTTACAGGAAGTGCGCCTGGGTTTAATATTGGTTCGAGTGCCACTTTGATTATAGTTGGAAATTCAGTGTTAAACGTGGATGTGACGGGGAATCCATCCTACATCATGGGGACCTTAAAGGCTTCTGCTACACCTGTATTTGTGGCTAATGGCAGTGGGATTATTGTCGGTCCGGGGGCAAGCATAACTGCCCCAGGAGGCATTGGGCTTTTGGGGTATGATCTTTCCAGTCAGGCTACTGGTTTTAATGGGACAGTGAGTGTGTTTTCAAATACTCCAGCAATGACTAGTTCTTCCGTCACGATTCAGTCTGGGGCAACTATAAGTACTACTCCGGGTGCTACTTATGCTTCTATTCTTGTGGCGGCGCCTCAGGTAAATATCGGGATTGCTCATCCTAACTCTATAACATACAGTAGACGTTTTGACGTACTTTCAGGATATGAATTTACTGGATATACCCCAGCTAATGGGAGTTACATTAAGAGCCCAACTGTGATTGATGGAAGTGCTGGGTCTATTACGATTACTGGGCCCAGTATTAGTCCTTTTATCTTTAAAAATAGTGACTATTTTGTGTCTTCTGGGAATATTACGACGAATGGGAATCTTGTACTTCCTGGTGGAGATTTTAAACCTGTACACAATACATACACAGAATGGGGATTGGGGAATAAGTCTGATGTAGCTTCGGGAGTGTTAACCAATAATGGGACACTTGCCTTTGCCTCTCCATTTGATGGTGGCCGACAAACTGGATCGCTCGTGAATAATGGGACTATTTTGGCCAATGGAGGTAATTTGTATATTTCTGTTGGCGGAAGCATTACCAACAATGGGACTATAGATGGTGGTGGCTTTAATGTGATCTTAAAGGCAGGAGTGCATGGAACTCCGATCGGTGGGGGCGGGGTAACTCCGATGGGGTATCTTATCGGGACGTATGTGATCGGAGGAGGGATTAACAACTCGGGAACGATCAGCGGGTTTAATGGTGTTACACTCGAGGCTGCTAATGTGAATCATTTGGGGCCTTATCCTTTGGGGGGCATTTCGAATACTGGAACGATTAATATTACTAATCCTAGTGGATCAACTAGTAAATCTACTTTGACTATTGATTCTGCTACTGGTTCGGTGTTTTTGTTTGGGTCTGTTCATGCAGCTGATCCTAATGGGCTGGCGAAAGCTTCCTTTACTACAAACAGGAGTGGTAATTTCGTCATGGATATGGATGCTGATGTGACGGCAGCTAAGGCTACATTTCATGTGGATAATCTAACGGGTTCTGGGGTGTTGACGGCCAGTACAGTTACTTTAGATGTAACAGGGAATGTGCGGAATGTGGTTAGTCAAACCAATCCGCTTCTTAATGGGTTTACCATAGCTAATGGGCCATCTGGTTCTACCAATATTACTATTGATGCCGATGGGATTAGGCCGCAGATTCTTAACCTGCATGTGAATGGGAATGCGGTGATTAATTCAGGGGATACCAGTACGTTTGTTAATAAGATAACTATCCCTACCACTGGTTTAACCACTCCGGTGGCTAATTCGGGAGGGAATCTGTTAGTCAATGCTACTGGCAATCTGACGGTAACTGGTAGCAGTCTGAGTGATTTTGCTTTGAGCACGGATATCTTAGGATTGTCTAACGCATTTGTGTTTCCGGGAGGGGTAGCGTTGAAGGCGGGGGGAATCATGACAGTGAATACTTCGATTGACAATGGGTATACGGTGCATGCTGGGCCAAACTTCCAGGGGGTGTTTTTATCAGCTCCACAGATATTTGTAAGTGGGCCCTTTGTGACCAATGGCAATACGATTGTGCATGCTACTGGGCCAATCATCGCTTCGGTGTATGTGACGGCACCTGCTTCGACCTTTACGCCTAATGTTTACACAGCCGTGTTAAGTACGCAAAACGGGCCGGTAGTCAGCCCATTCCCTTGGCAATAA
- a CDS encoding GYF domain-containing protein, whose protein sequence is MPFSGSQRIVWYNSAFTDNLLVVFFFWRTASSLSLKFVGEVVILLFLIDPGKYRRIKNA, encoded by the coding sequence ATGCCGTTTTCAGGGAGCCAAAGAATCGTATGGTATAATAGTGCCTTTACTGATAATCTTTTAGTTGTGTTTTTTTTCTGGAGAACCGCCTCTTCTCTTTCCCTCAAATTTGTTGGGGAAGTCGTTATCCTTTTATTCTTGATTGATCCTGGAAAATATAGAAGAATTAAAAATGCTTGA
- a CDS encoding sulfotransferase: protein MPQTVIVIGMHRSGSSALMRALNYLGVELGEELLEARPDNPRGFWEDKELLEINELLLKACGLRWDSCQYPKVDVSQPEVSRLWERAIERFRGKLSRGENFGMKDPRMIRLLEFWHGVFRELGVRPCYVLSLRDPLSVAESLFRRNGFSQAKSFCLWLSHYLLPWEEYAPFLKVVVSYDQLVNRPGEELERVARRLGLRMEPGVVERMKQEFLDPALRHASYSEEQLREQLGGFSFLYTVWEAFEGLAYGGQEEEAKEKIGKLSGGSVSLNELFGFVDQYEKLLDGITREKNDLETHLSQLYTQQTHIQQVVDAMSEYIAKQATKLYPKQLEEQKQLIFFGSKKKPQPQNPIVDQARFILEQGIFDFGYYWSIYPDVRKDRNDPLLHFLQYGWKERRNPHPLFDTDYYLKENEQLEQEGINPLVHFLERGWREKRNPHPLFDLGYYLGQCPQLEAEGINPLVYYLKGGWEGGKSPHALFDSSYYLEQNPEVGQEGINPLVHFLERGWREKRNPHPLFDLGYYLEQCPQLEVEGVNPLVHFVKIGWKERRNPHPLFDTDYYLRENGQLEQEGINPLVHFLERGWREKKNPHLFFDLSYYLGQCPQLEVEGVNPLVHFVKIGWKERRNPHPLFDTDYYLRENGQLEQEGINPLVHFLERGWREKKNPHLFFDLSYYLGQCPQLEVEGVNPLVHFVKIGWKERRNPHPSFDVQLYEEAHPGAVRTNAFLHYLVNKPEDWQRYWVREEFGKKISELTGSWKNKKKGSLILFIDHVLGGGANFYRQQWIQQLEKENQLIFLFYYNFFKKGYYVQILGWENQLLLSCSCPDSFFLHIEALCEIFDRLEIIPNALVSFPDPLSILEWCLQLKKQKAVKIIVPIHDYFCVCPSYNLLNEKDQFCGIPAIEECRRCLVAIDKDETYPKTLNIDLWRRKWQDFLEHADEILCFSESSLSLLLKAYPTLEKSQIVLKPHAIGSFRKAKLRAPQPNEEVIVGIVGHIDTKAKGKVLIREMTQAIQLEKWPIKLVVIGTVGDQELEKKLHVYGPYRKEELVSLIESSMVNLCFLPSIWPETFSYVTEELMAIGAPLAVFDLGAQAEKVRRYKLGHVISHIDPRIACKELCEFALRLAELKEFKQE from the coding sequence ATGCCACAAACGGTAATTGTCATTGGGATGCATCGTTCAGGCAGCAGTGCGCTAATGCGGGCGTTGAACTATTTGGGGGTGGAATTAGGCGAAGAGCTGCTTGAGGCCAGGCCGGATAATCCAAGGGGTTTTTGGGAAGACAAGGAACTCCTTGAGATAAACGAGTTATTGCTGAAGGCCTGCGGGCTGCGCTGGGATAGTTGTCAGTATCCCAAGGTAGATGTCTCCCAACCGGAGGTAAGTCGGCTCTGGGAGAGGGCTATAGAGCGTTTCAGAGGGAAGTTGAGCCGTGGGGAAAATTTTGGGATGAAAGATCCTAGGATGATTCGGCTTTTGGAATTTTGGCATGGTGTCTTTCGGGAACTAGGGGTGAGACCTTGTTATGTACTTTCTCTGCGGGATCCTTTATCGGTAGCGGAATCGCTGTTCAGGAGGAATGGGTTTTCGCAGGCAAAATCGTTTTGTTTATGGCTGTCCCATTATCTTTTGCCATGGGAGGAGTATGCCCCGTTTTTGAAAGTCGTGGTTAGTTATGACCAGTTGGTGAATCGACCGGGGGAGGAGTTAGAACGGGTAGCTCGAAGGTTGGGCTTAAGGATGGAGCCTGGGGTGGTGGAGAGGATGAAGCAAGAATTTTTAGATCCGGCTCTGAGGCATGCTTCTTATTCTGAAGAGCAGCTGAGGGAGCAGCTGGGTGGATTTAGTTTTTTGTATACGGTCTGGGAAGCTTTTGAGGGCTTGGCGTATGGAGGGCAGGAGGAGGAAGCCAAGGAAAAGATTGGGAAGCTTTCAGGAGGGAGTGTTTCTTTGAATGAACTCTTTGGTTTTGTGGATCAATACGAAAAGCTCCTAGATGGGATAACTAGGGAGAAAAATGATTTAGAAACACATCTCAGTCAGCTCTATACCCAACAAACCCACATACAACAAGTAGTTGATGCGATGTCAGAATATATCGCAAAACAGGCGACAAAGCTATATCCCAAGCAGTTGGAAGAACAAAAACAGCTGATTTTTTTTGGATCGAAAAAGAAACCGCAACCACAAAATCCAATTGTGGATCAGGCACGATTTATTCTTGAACAAGGGATTTTTGATTTTGGTTATTACTGGAGCATTTATCCTGATGTGCGTAAAGACAGGAATGATCCCCTCCTTCATTTTCTCCAGTATGGGTGGAAGGAAAGGCGCAATCCACATCCGTTGTTTGATACCGATTATTATTTGAAGGAGAATGAGCAGTTGGAGCAGGAAGGGATCAATCCGTTGGTACATTTTTTAGAGCGGGGATGGCGAGAGAAGAGGAATCCGCATCCGCTGTTTGATCTCGGCTATTATTTAGGACAATGTCCGCAGCTAGAAGCGGAGGGGATAAATCCTTTGGTGTATTATCTTAAAGGAGGATGGGAAGGAGGAAAGAGTCCGCACGCACTTTTTGATTCAAGTTATTATTTGGAGCAGAATCCCGAAGTAGGGCAGGAAGGGATCAATCCATTGGTACATTTTTTAGAGCGGGGGTGGCGGGAGAAGAGGAATCCGCATCCGCTGTTTGATCTCGGCTATTATTTAGAGCAGTGTCCGCAACTAGAAGTGGAGGGGGTAAATCCTTTAGTGCATTTTGTGAAGATAGGGTGGAAGGAAAGGCGCAATCCACATCCGTTGTTTGATACCGATTATTATTTGAGGGAGAATGGACAGTTGGAGCAGGAAGGGATCAATCCGTTGGTACATTTTTTAGAGCGGGGATGGCGAGAGAAGAAGAATCCGCATTTGTTTTTTGATCTGAGCTATTATTTAGGGCAATGTCCGCAACTAGAAGTGGAGGGGGTAAATCCTTTAGTGCATTTTGTGAAGATAGGGTGGAAGGAAAGGCGCAATCCACATCCGTTGTTTGATACCGATTATTATTTGAGGGAGAATGGACAGTTGGAGCAGGAAGGGATCAATCCGTTGGTACATTTTTTAGAGCGGGGATGGCGAGAGAAGAAGAATCCGCATTTGTTTTTTGATCTGAGCTATTATTTAGGGCAATGTCCGCAACTAGAAGTGGAGGGGGTAAATCCTTTAGTGCATTTTGTGAAGATAGGGTGGAAGGAAAGGCGCAATCCCCATCCATCGTTTGATGTTCAGTTGTATGAGGAAGCACATCCAGGAGCAGTAAGGACAAATGCTTTTCTTCATTATCTAGTTAATAAGCCAGAGGACTGGCAGAGGTATTGGGTGAGGGAAGAGTTTGGAAAGAAGATCTCTGAATTAACAGGAAGTTGGAAAAATAAAAAAAAGGGTTCACTGATTTTGTTCATCGATCATGTTTTGGGAGGCGGAGCGAATTTTTATCGTCAACAATGGATCCAGCAGTTAGAAAAAGAAAATCAGTTAATTTTTCTTTTCTATTATAATTTTTTTAAAAAAGGCTATTATGTACAGATTTTAGGTTGGGAAAATCAGCTCTTATTAAGCTGCAGCTGCCCAGATTCATTTTTTCTTCATATAGAAGCACTATGTGAGATTTTTGATCGTCTAGAAATTATTCCTAATGCATTGGTTTCATTCCCTGATCCTTTATCTATCCTTGAGTGGTGTTTACAGTTAAAAAAACAGAAGGCAGTCAAGATTATCGTTCCTATTCATGATTACTTCTGTGTATGTCCTTCTTACAATCTTTTGAACGAGAAAGACCAGTTCTGTGGCATTCCGGCAATTGAAGAATGCAGGCGTTGTCTTGTGGCTATTGATAAAGATGAAACTTATCCTAAAACTCTGAATATCGATTTATGGAGAAGAAAGTGGCAGGATTTTTTGGAACATGCTGATGAAATTCTCTGTTTTTCTGAATCCTCGCTTTCTCTGCTATTGAAAGCCTATCCAACTTTAGAGAAAAGCCAGATTGTTCTCAAACCCCATGCGATTGGTTCATTTCGCAAAGCAAAGCTAAGGGCTCCTCAGCCAAATGAGGAAGTGATTGTGGGCATTGTAGGACACATCGATACAAAGGCTAAAGGTAAGGTACTGATTAGAGAGATGACTCAAGCGATTCAGCTTGAAAAATGGCCGATCAAGCTAGTGGTTATAGGAACGGTGGGGGATCAGGAACTAGAAAAAAAACTGCATGTGTATGGCCCGTATAGAAAAGAAGAATTAGTTTCTTTGATTGAATCTTCGATGGTCAATCTTTGTTTTTTACCTTCGATTTGGCCGGAAACTTTTTCGTATGTTACTGAAGAGTTGATGGCAATAGGAGCTCCTTTGGCCGTATTCGATCTAGGGGCGCAGGCTGAAAAAGTCAGGCGGTATAAATTAGGTCATGTCATTTCTCACATTGATCCTCGGATTGCCTGTAAGGAACTTTGTGAGTTTGCTTTACGGTTAGCGGAGTTAAAAGAATTTAAGCAGGAATAG